The DNA window gtagatatttttgatgatgtggcaaagtattaatgaagagagagtgaaatgagtttcatgaaGATAAAACCTTCTATGCACTGTTACCTAGACAATTTGTGTCTTATatgtaacctaggaaacaacaatagatgaaactatgacCCTGTTTGGATCCCAAAAAGTCCTAGGACTACTAGGAAAAAATCCCTCTTCTTTCAAACAAACAGGAGGAACTTTTTTAGAGACTTTTTCCTAGAAGTCCtaaaaaattagtagtccCTTGGAAGAGACTTTTAGGgactttttctctctctttccacGCGTTGCCCCTCTTCTCCCATCCGCTGCCTGCCCACCCACCCGATgacgccgcccccgccccgctcgtcggccgacgccgcccttGCCCTCGACGCTCGCTGGTGCCACCCCCGACCCCTCTTCTCCCCTTTGCCGCCTGCCCGCCCGCCCGATGGAGCCACCCTTGCCCCGCTTGCCGGCCGACACCGACGCCGCCCCAGCCCATGCCAGCTCACCGGCCAGCGCCGCCCCTgtccctcttctctcccctcttctccCCTATGCCGCCTGCCTGCCCGACGAAGCCGCCCCTGCCCCCACCCCCGCCCGCTCGCCGACCGACGCCGACAGCGCCCCTGCCCTCTCGTcggccgtcactgtccccACCCGCCCGTCCCCTCTTCTCCCCACTCTTCTCAGGGGTACTATAGTATTTGTACCCTATAGTAAGACACTTTTAGTCCCTCCTCCCAAACAGGAGGGACTACTAAAAGTCCCTGaatccaaacaggccctatgCATTGAAAGAGGGGTGTTTTATcttagttttaaactttttagatgacacgtcactctaggtaatcgtgttcataaaacttacattgaggATAACTTAAGATTTagataagaaatagagagaATTAAAAGAAGAGCCCATATAGAACACAAAAAttcagaataaaaataaaataaaataattaatttgattataataaaattttagtaaaataaaactttcactACAAACCGTAAATATCTCGATTTATGTGACAAGATGTAACTTTCTTGCCTCGCACTACTGTATGTAATAGCACAAAGCTATAGTGTTCTTATAGCAATTGTTGGAGAAATTttattcatcatcatcaattcaTCACCATCATGTATTCATGTGCAACAAGGTGATCAAAATGCTTATACATACAATTCAACCATAGACTGAAAAACTTATAACAGTAACTTCACAACTGCACAGAAAGGTAGTATATCCactaacatataaatacacTTTCCTCAATCCAGCCAGCCATGGGTGATTCCTTCACTTCAAGCACAAGCCAAAACATGTGAATCCCTTCATTGATAAACCCAAACGTCTTAAAACATAATCATACGGCTAGAAATAGCTTACTTAATGCACACACCCAAATGCAACACATAGAAAAGTAATTAACCTTGGGCCTATTGGCATGTTGGTTGTGATGGTTGTTGTACCGAGATGGAGTAGCACGATTGAGCTGCTCAATGTTAGGTGTTGAAGGAGCACTGCCTCTCCTCTCATCCCTAATCTGCTCGAACATGAGTGTATATTGCTGGGCACCACCACCTGTGGCCTGGTTTTCGTTCCACTGGCCCCAAGGAGGCACTGACCCACCATGCCCAACCTGTGAAATTTTTCATCAAATATGACAAGCGTAAACCACATCCTGTTTTGAGCTGAACTTGATGCTAACTTTAGGTCGAGTGCCTTTTATGTCCGATTAAAAGGAGTTACAAATGCAAATAACTAATGTATCATGGTTTATAGTATTATTGTGTGGTAACTCTATACTAGGACAACATTTATGTCTAGTCGTATCTCCCTTGGGGCTATAGATACAACTGCAGCCCGTATTACGGACCTATATTATCTCGTTTTCTGCGTGTATGCTTCTCAAACTACTAAgcggtattttttttaaataaaattacaagaagttatcttaaaaaaatcatatcaaccGATTTctaaagttttttcttttgcaaaaaactataaaaagttgccttaaaaatcatatcaattgattcttaaagttttttatatagataataattaattgatcataCACTAATctactactatatttttcacgcCTGAGTGTCTCACCAGCACAAATACGGCCTATATCTTTAGAACTCACCGCGCTTTGGCTACGGGGCCGAGACGCAGGATCCTTGTTTCTTCGTGGGGTAGCAGGAGCGGCTCCACGAGGAGGCGTTCTGTGGCCTGAAGGAGGCACAGAGTCACCacgaggcagaggaggaggaggctcaGCAGGAGGCACCACGCCACCACCtgcattattcttcctcttccGGGCATCGTCAAAGAACACCGTGTAAGGGGTGCCACCATCGCTGCTCTTCCAGTCTCCAAACTTTGGGATGTGCCCTCCTCCTTTGCCCTGTTACAGCATAAGTTAAAGCTTTCAGTCTTTTTAAtatctttgaaaaaatatcttaagtcaccatatttttcaacgtaaaaatttagtacattgAAGCATAATATACTTTAAGGTtccattatcaaaaaaaaataatatactttAAGGTACCAtaattttgtactaaaatttttattaccttaagatactttttaagaatggtaaaaaacatGAACAGTGAAGAATTTGGTACCTGCTACTTGGGATGAAACATATCAAGTGTGTGTTTCAAGTTTCAGCTACTGAACTGTCAATGGAACATGGCTAGAAAAAGTAATGCTTTTGGGACAGGCATAAATTGCCGATTAATTGTGCCATTGCCATGTCCAAGCTTTTGATTAAAAAGTAAAGCAGTTGCAGAATTGTAACTTTTGTAATGCAAATCTGCAATATCTGTAAAAACTGTAGAACAGCTCCTCCTGTCAAAAAACAGCTCATCCCTTGTGATCACCAAAAAGAGGAAAGGGGACACATATCATATGATCAGCTAATCAGAAAGGGCTTTCCCTCTTTTGATGTTCTGTACAATCGTTTTTCTATTGATGCTCTGAATATTTCCTTccattaattatatttcacTGGATTGTTGCAAAGTAACACCTTCTTTTGCACCCCATCTTTCCTTCTAATTATTCAAGAGCAGAATTTCGCAGAACACAAGGTACATACTGGTAGTAGAAATGAACAGCTGCAAATACACTTTTcatgcaaagaaaaaagagagaaaaaaaaagcaagaaaacTGAACAATACGAAGTTGGCTTCCATCCATAAATCCAATCTAGGCGCTTTCGAATTCAGCTACCACTAACAATTCTCACCTAGCACATGAAAgccaaagatttttttttttaaaaaggtgATCAGAGAAATTAAACGTACCGCCATGATCCAATAGCAAGAACTCTTTCAGGAGAGATGATCAGAAGAAAGATTAAATGGAGGTGAAGAAAGCAGATAGAGCTGAATGAACAAATCTGAGACTGAAGAGAGAAAGCCACAGGAGCAGAAAGAGATATAGGTGAgatgggaggagaggggaggacaCCAAAACCGTTGAACTGGTTTCTGAAGACCTGTTCATGCCTCGTGCTTTCTTAATTCCTAGTGTCAAAGTCAGAATGTTGTAATTAACTTAATTCACATTGGCACCTCTTGTCTAATTCTTTGGAGTTTTGTAGCCTGTTTGGAACCACAAAAGGTTTTAGAAGGttacaacttttatttgtGTTGCCAGAAtaatattattgcaaattttagAGAAGTTCATGTTCTGTGGTCATAGCTGCAAAAAATCACATGTATTATGGATTGCGACACATAACCCTGGGTATTATAGTTCTAAGGTTTTATAAAACTCCACCCCTATGCAAGTTAAGTATGTATTTACtcaaatttttcattttatacagcttttaagaaattttaataattgatTTCTTAATATAGGTGGTGGTTTaactttttgtattttaaagatTATTATTATCTATATGCTAAGTTTActtgaaatttgaataag is part of the Oryza brachyantha chromosome 11, ObraRS2, whole genome shotgun sequence genome and encodes:
- the LOC102713861 gene encoding uncharacterized protein LOC102713861, which encodes MAGKGGGHIPKFGDWKSSDGGTPYTVFFDDARKRKNNAGGGVVPPAEPPPPLPRGDSVPPSGHRTPPRGAAPATPRRNKDPASRPRSQSAVGHGGSVPPWGQWNENQATGGGAQQYTLMFEQIRDERRGSAPSTPNIEQLNRATPSRYNNHHNQHANRPKGFTCFGLCLK